A stretch of Candidatus Poribacteria bacterium DNA encodes these proteins:
- a CDS encoding aldo/keto reductase, with the protein MKHLTLASGHEIPIFGLGTWQLKGRQCRRIVKEAVALGYTHIDTAWMYQNQREIGKALGDILMDREEIFLTTKIWGTHLRYADVLAQFEECLNDLQMDYVDLLLIHHPSRDSVPVTETFEAFQKLYEAGQVKSIGISNFSIAQVEEACEASELPICTNQVEYHVRNNRSELRDYCHARGIVMTAHRPLAVGDLAGDAVLRGIGENHGKTAAQVALRWLVQQNIITIPKSGSVPHLRENLDVFEWQLTDEEMHRLDTEM; encoded by the coding sequence ATGAAACACCTTACACTTGCATCAGGACATGAAATACCGATATTCGGCTTGGGAACTTGGCAACTCAAAGGCAGGCAGTGCCGACGCATCGTCAAAGAAGCTGTCGCATTGGGCTATACACATATTGACACGGCGTGGATGTACCAGAACCAGCGCGAGATCGGAAAGGCACTCGGCGACATCCTTATGGATCGCGAGGAAATCTTTCTGACTACCAAAATTTGGGGCACGCATCTCAGATACGCCGATGTGCTTGCCCAATTTGAGGAGTGTCTGAACGATTTGCAGATGGATTACGTCGACCTGTTGTTGATTCACCATCCGAGTCGTGATTCTGTTCCGGTTACCGAAACCTTTGAAGCGTTCCAAAAACTTTACGAAGCAGGTCAAGTCAAAAGCATCGGTATCAGCAATTTTAGCATCGCTCAGGTTGAGGAGGCGTGTGAAGCCTCCGAACTCCCCATTTGCACGAATCAGGTGGAATATCATGTGCGCAATAACCGGTCAGAATTGCGGGACTACTGCCATGCTCGCGGTATTGTGATGACAGCACACCGTCCACTTGCTGTTGGAGACCTTGCTGGTGACGCAGTCCTGCGTGGCATCGGAGAAAATCACGGGAAGACTGCGGCACAGGTAGCACTTCGGTGGTTGGTCCAGCAAAATATCATCACCATTCCCAAATCGGGGTCGGTGCCGCATTTACGCGAGAATTTAGATGTTTTCGAATGGCAATTGACTGACGAAGAGATGCATAGACTTGATACCGAAATGTAA
- a CDS encoding LLM class flavin-dependent oxidoreductase yields the protein MKFGLFYEHQIPRPWHDGAEHKLFQDALAQVELADTLGFDYIWEVEHHFLEEYSHSSAPEVFLAACSQRTTQIRLGHGIVLMPPAYNHPARVAERIATLDLVSNGRVEWGTGESASRMELDGFNVDPKCKREMWAECTRETAKMMCQSPYAGYAGQYFSMPTRNVIPKPLQTPHPPPWVACSSRDSLRYAARYGLGALTFAFVDANEAKFWVEEYYEIFEKECEPLTQRVNPNIAMVSGFSCHDDEETAIARGLDGLRFFRFGLAHYYHNGSQIPGETDVWQLYKQTPQDPAESRAGIGTPDQIRAHLEIMEDAGVDQVVFIQQAGANRHEDICESLELFAERVLPDFKARDAVHVEKKNERLAEATERAEGRKPALTSLSEIPTVDSYPVLRQKLEQKTEETNNEMSDDGKNFLLSIEGGKRISND from the coding sequence ATGAAATTTGGGCTGTTTTATGAACATCAGATTCCGCGTCCGTGGCACGACGGTGCGGAGCATAAACTCTTTCAAGATGCGTTAGCGCAAGTAGAACTCGCTGATACACTCGGATTTGACTATATCTGGGAAGTTGAACACCATTTCCTTGAGGAGTATTCGCACTCTTCAGCACCAGAGGTATTTCTCGCAGCGTGTAGTCAGCGGACAACACAGATTCGATTAGGACACGGAATCGTGCTGATGCCTCCGGCTTACAATCACCCGGCGCGCGTCGCCGAACGCATCGCCACACTCGATCTCGTCTCAAATGGACGTGTGGAGTGGGGCACGGGAGAATCCGCTTCGCGTATGGAACTCGATGGGTTCAATGTGGATCCGAAATGTAAGCGCGAGATGTGGGCGGAATGCACACGTGAAACGGCGAAAATGATGTGCCAATCGCCGTATGCGGGGTATGCGGGACAGTATTTTTCGATGCCGACCCGCAACGTGATTCCAAAACCGTTGCAGACACCACACCCGCCACCATGGGTCGCCTGTTCCAGCCGCGATAGCCTTCGATACGCTGCCAGATACGGGCTTGGTGCATTGACCTTTGCATTTGTTGATGCAAACGAGGCAAAATTCTGGGTGGAAGAGTATTATGAGATTTTCGAGAAAGAGTGTGAACCTTTGACGCAGCGGGTGAACCCGAATATCGCGATGGTGTCAGGCTTTTCGTGTCATGACGACGAAGAGACTGCCATCGCCCGCGGTTTAGATGGTTTGCGTTTCTTCCGGTTTGGGCTTGCACATTACTATCACAACGGCTCGCAAATACCGGGGGAAACGGATGTTTGGCAGTTATATAAACAGACACCGCAGGATCCGGCTGAAAGTAGAGCGGGGATCGGCACACCCGATCAGATCCGTGCACACTTAGAGATAATGGAAGATGCTGGCGTAGACCAAGTTGTCTTCATCCAGCAGGCTGGCGCGAACCGTCATGAGGATATATGTGAATCGTTGGAACTGTTTGCTGAGCGCGTACTCCCAGATTTTAAAGCGCGAGACGCGGTACACGTTGAGAAAAAAAATGAACGACTCGCTGAAGCAACGGAGAGAGCGGAAGGACGAAAACCTGCATTGACATCCCTGAGCGAGATCCCGACTGTGGATTCCTATCCGGTCCTCAGGCAAAAATTGGAGCAGAAAACAGAAGAAACCAACAATGAGATGAGCGACGACGGCAAAAACTTTTTGTTGTCAATAGAGGGTGGCAAGCGAATTTCCAATGATTAA